A portion of the Polypterus senegalus isolate Bchr_013 unplaced genomic scaffold, ASM1683550v1 scaffold_4167, whole genome shotgun sequence genome contains these proteins:
- the LOC120519304 gene encoding histone H1-like codes for MAETAPAVSPAKAPKKKTSSKPKKTGPSVSDLIVKAVSASKERHGLSLAGIKKALNAGGYDVEKNNGRVKLAVKSLVSKGSLIQTKGTGASGSFKINKKPADTKEKATKKKVAPKKPAAKKPAAAKKVKKPAAKKPAAARKAAKKPAVAKKATKSPKKAKPAAKPKKVTKSPKKPKASKPKAAKPKTVKKAAPKKK; via the coding sequence ATGGCAGAAACCGCTCCAGCAGTCTCTCCGGCTAAGGCGCCAAAGAAGAAAACAAGCTCGAAGCCTAAGAAGACCGGCCCTAGCGTTTCAGATTTGATCGTGAAGGCTGTGTCGGCTTCCAAGGAGCGTCACGGGCTCTCTTTAGCCGGGATTAAGAAGGCTCTTAATGCTGGCGGCTACGATGTGGAGAAGAACAACGGTCGTGTGAAACTGGCTGTGAAAAGCCTTGTGAGCAAAGGATCTCTCATACAGACAAAAGGTACTGGTGCCTCCGGATCCTTTAAAATTAATAAGAAGCCAGCAGATACCAAGGAGAAAGCCACAAAGAAAAAGGTGGCACCGAAGAAGCCAGCAGCAAAGAAGCCCGCTGCCGCCAAGAAAGTGAAAAAGCCGGCGGCAAAGAAACCTGCAGCGGCCAGGAAGGCGGCTAAGAAGCCAGCTGTAGCTAAGAAAGCCACTAAAAGTCCCAAGAAAGCGAAGCCAGCTGCAAAGCCCAAAAAGGTAACAAAGAGTCCAAAGAAGCCGAAGGCATCTAAACCTAAAGCGGCTAAGCCCAAGACCGTGAAGAAGGCTGCACCCAAGAAGAAGTGA
- the LOC120519305 gene encoding histone H3 gives MARTKQTARKSTGGKAPRKQLATKAARKSAPATGGVKKPHRYRPGTVALREIRRYQKSTELLIRKLPFQRLVREIAQDFKTDLRFQSSAVMALQEASEAYLVGLFEDTNLCAIHAKRVTIMPKDIQLARRIRGERA, from the coding sequence ATGGCAAGAACTAAACAGACAGCTCGCAAATCTACGGGCGGTAAAGCTCCCCGAAAGCAGCTGGCTACTAAAGCCGCTCGTAAGAGCGCTCCTGCTACCGGTGGGGTAAAGAAGCCTCACCGTTACAGGCCCGGCACCGTAGCTCTGCGAGAGATTCGTCGCTACCAGAAGTCCACTGAGCTGCTTATCCGCAAGTTGCCTTTCCAGAGACTGGTGAGAGAAATCGCCCAGGATTTCAAGACCGATCTCCGATTCCAGAGCTCGGCCGTCATGGCTCTGCAGGAGGCTAGTGAGGCTTACTTGGTCGGTCTGTTTGAAGACACCAATCTGTGTGCCATCCACGCCAAGAGAGTAACAATAATGCCTAAAGATATCCAGCTGGCTCGCCGCATTCGAGGGGAACGCGCCTAA